The following proteins come from a genomic window of Nocardiopsis sp. YSL2:
- a CDS encoding M48 family metallopeptidase, producing the protein MDPDTKRDLNSLPKSLAELVGKHIVAAGMFVDEDPERAYAHAVYARRKASRLPSVREASGVAAYTVGKWQEALSDLRAARRMSGRDNFLAIMADSERGLGRPERALEIAHDPAAEQLDAADRIELRIVAAGARRDMGDPKAALAELQVPELKERRARPWVARLFYAYADVLEELGREEDAREYFARASSVDSEGVTDADERLAALEGVELVDIDIEDGIVWTDAEEPSESEGDEGPEPGPAPRERD; encoded by the coding sequence GTGGACCCGGACACCAAGCGCGACCTCAACTCCCTGCCGAAGTCGCTGGCCGAACTCGTCGGCAAGCACATCGTCGCCGCCGGCATGTTCGTGGACGAGGACCCCGAGCGGGCCTACGCGCACGCCGTCTACGCCCGTCGCAAGGCGTCGCGGCTGCCCAGCGTGCGTGAGGCCTCGGGTGTGGCCGCCTACACCGTCGGCAAGTGGCAGGAGGCGCTCTCGGACCTGCGCGCCGCACGGCGCATGAGCGGCCGGGACAACTTCCTGGCCATCATGGCCGACAGCGAGCGCGGGCTCGGCCGCCCCGAGCGCGCCTTGGAGATCGCCCATGATCCGGCGGCGGAACAGCTCGACGCCGCCGACCGCATCGAGCTGCGCATCGTGGCGGCGGGGGCGCGTCGCGACATGGGCGACCCCAAGGCGGCCCTGGCCGAACTCCAGGTTCCCGAGTTGAAGGAGCGGCGCGCCCGTCCCTGGGTGGCCCGCCTCTTCTACGCCTACGCCGACGTCCTGGAGGAGCTCGGTCGCGAGGAGGACGCACGCGAGTACTTCGCACGCGCGTCCTCCGTGGACAGCGAGGGCGTCACCGACGCCGACGAGCGGCTGGCCGCGCTGGAGGGCGTGGAGCTGGTCGACATCGACATCGAGGACGGCATCGTCTGGACCGACGCCGAGGAGCCCTCCGAATCCGAGGGGGACGAGGGCCCGGAGCCCGGACCCGCTCCCCGGGAACGGGACTGA